The bacterium region CCCTATTCACCTGAATTAAATCCAGTGGAACGGCTTTGGGATTGGATACGGAGATATTATCTTAGTAACCGAATTTATCAGGGTTATGATGAAATAGTGGATGTTTCTTGCCAGGCTTGGCTGGAAGCAACTAACGACAATAAACGCTTAAATTCTATGTGTTGGTTCTCTTGGATTAAATCGGCAGAAATTAATTAGAATTGATGTTATTCACTTTTATGTTTAGCTCCGAATGATTCGCAAGTTAAAAAAGCTGTTGAAGAATTGAAAAAGAAATGGACTAACAAACAAGGATGGTTCTGCCACTATTTTTTTGTTGAAGGTCTATTTAAAAAATTACAGGTGGGATGCCCAATGGCTGGACTAATGGCGCTGGAAGTGTTCTCAAAAGTTCCAGAACTAAAAGAATCGTTCTATGCTCAAAATGCCTATTATCCGCTTAAATTCCACTATGAGTATGGAAAAACTATCTATTATTTTGGTCGTTCTAAACGTTTCTGGACCTTAAAATATCCCTTTATATGGTATAATGCATTATATTTAGCAGAGGTGTTAACTCGTTTTGAATTTGTAAGAAATGAAAAGTTAGTCAAAGAATTAGTTGAGTGGATAGAGCACTCGCAGGATGAACAAGGACGGTTTATACCAACATCTATGTTTATGCATTATAAAAATTGGGATTTTGCTAATAAAAAAGAGCCATCTCCGTGGATTACTTTTCTATGCTGTAGAATATTAAAGAGGTGGTATGGTTAATATGAAGCAACATTGCATAATTGTTCAATAAGGACAAATAAGAAAAAAGGGGGTTACAATGAATAGCTTTAGGTTAAAAATTATGTCATTTTTGGGAGTGTTCATTCTTAATTTTTCTATTTTGTCTGCTCAACCAACAGAAGAAGGTTTATTAAAAGCCTGGGAGGAATTACAGAAGAATGATCCTAAGACAGTAGTTTTTGAAAAAATTAAAGAAAGATGCTACAAATTCAAAACTGAATGGTTTCCTTTTGATGGTGAGTTAAAGGTGCTTAATATTATTGTTGATGATACCTACGCTCACTTTGAAGGTGGGTATTACAGAGGCACTATTGAGGTTGAATTAGTTGGTTTACCTGACGATATTCTCAAAAAATATTCTTATAGTCATTCAATGTGGTGCTCGAAGAATAGCCTCTGTTTTGATAATAAAATAGGGAAGTGGCTAACTTATGGAGACCATGGGGCTGAACTGGCGAAAAGAGCACAAAAATATCCATCGTTTCTATTTAGAGTGCAAGAAATCTTCTATTATGTATGGATTATTGTATTGGGTGCATTTTTAGTTTATACTATAATTAAATTCAACAGAGTTATAAAGATATCGGAAGAAAGTTATAAGGTATTGAAGGAAATATCAGAAAAATTAAAAGACAAAACCGAAAAATAAAGTATTTGCCTAATGAAAAAGATAGAAAGCGGTATTTTTCTAATCTTAATTACAACGGTATTGATGCTTGCTGCCTGTGGGAAGATAACTTGGCCTCTAAAGGTAAAGGTTGAGTTAAAAAATTTCGATCAACAGGTATCACGAAAGTGCCTATTTCAACTTGTACCGAACAAGTCAACTTTACAAGACCTATGTATACACCAAAGACCATAACCATGTTTTTTATATCCAAATATTATCAAAAGATACAACACTTGATGACTATCGAGCGCATCAATGTTACCGGAAAGAAACGCTTGCTTTTACTCCATAGGTTTCAATTACGAGTGTATATTGTCACCTAACCCATCGCTGCAGTCGACCTCGCTTACGCTCGGCGGCTGAGCTCGGTCGTTAGATACTTTAGACGCTACAATGGTGAGATATAGATATGTTCAATTTTTTTAACCTATCAGATGATAGGGTAGTTTATAGGGATGTAAGTTTTTTCAACTTTCATAATCACTATTTATCCGAGTTTCAGACTGAAATAGCTAAATTGATCACAGGTAGCACTCTTATTATAACCAGCGTCGATGGTGGTATAGACGAACACTTGAAGAAATTCCTCGAAAATCAAAAACTGCATTTTGATTTCTCAAAGAATGTCTGTCTTTTGTACCCGGAATCTCTTACAGGATTTTTTGATATTATTCTCACTACTCCTGAGGTAGCATTTTATTGCTGCAAGACAAAACCTCCAGAAGCCGCGCTCAATAATATTACACAAGGTTATGTGGAGGAATTTGGTAAAATTTCTAAGAAGATACAAATGTTGAAAGCTATCTCCGAAGAAATGGAGCTTTTGAAAGCGTTTCTTTATATATCCCAAGGCAGTTGTAATTTGTTTCTTGCGTTAAAGGAGGCAACGGATTAAAGTATCTAACAACTCGCTGCAGCCGACCTCGCTTACGCTCGGCGGTTAAGCTCTATCGTTAGGCTGCTAAAGAAAGTATATCTGAATAGCGCTTACNNNNNNNNNNNNNNNNNNNNNNNNNNNNNNNNNNNNNNNNNNNNNNNNNNNNNNNNNNNNNNNNNNNNNNNNNNNNNNNNNNNNNNNNNNNNNNNNNNNNGAAGGAATGAAGAAGAAGTTAATCAAGTCTGGGGGAGTGATTTTAATACTTTTAATTCTACTGGAAGGATGTTTCTATGACCAGTGTTCAGAAGGTGGTTCTGAAAGAGAAAAGGAGATAAAGATTACTGAATTTACAATACCTTGGGCAATAAAGAAAATGAGATTAGTTGGTGTGACCCCTATAATAATAAAAAAGTTTTAGATTATCCTCCAACTTTTAGAATTTGGTTTGATATTAATAACAATTTATATATTTCTGACATTTTTCAAGATAAAATAAAGGTATTTGATAAAAAAGGTAGATATATTAAGTATATAAATATCAAAGTAGATCATAAGCTGTATTTAGGGAGCATTATTGGCCAAGATGACTACAGAAATTTATATTTTCTACATCACGATAATATTGTTCATAAGTTAGATAAAGAAGGAATTTATGTTAGGAGCTATGATATGAATAAATATGATGAGCGAGTTCGAATAAACCAAATAAGTATAGATCGAGAAGGGAACATCTATTTGTGGGGTGAACGTAGTAAAATTCCAAATGGTGTATATAGTGACAAAGAGAAATTGCAGCAGTGGATATTTTATAGAAGAGGTAGAATAGAACGCGAATATTTTATTCAAAAATTTGATAAAGATGGAAGGAAAATATTAAAGTGGAAAATAGGTGATGGACTTCCTTTCTCTTACTCAGTAATATTCGATAGAATGGGTAAAGCTTATATTTATGACAAGAAAAAATGTAGGGTGCATATCTATAATCCAGACGGAAATTTAATTAAGAAATTTCAACTGAAGAAAAATAATATACTTAATTCTATTGAATTAATGAGGATTAATTCAGAGGGCATGTTATGTATAGGGATAAGAGGGGTTAAAACTAAAAGATATATAATATCACCGGATAAAATATTCGCAAATTTTAAAAAAATTGATAGTGATAGGGTAGTAGTATTAAATCTTGATATAGGCTATAACTTAGTTAAGCTACCACCGATTTGGGTGGAAGTGGATAACAATTTTAATATGTACTGTTATGGGAATGAAGTATATTTAAAGGCTCCGAAAGGAACGTTTATGCTGAAAAAAATTGAATATCCTCTAAGGAAGTAAGCGATATCCAGAACTCATCCCTCTGGTAACTGCTGATGTAGAATACTATCGAAGGGTAATTCCTTCATTTGCCAGATGGGCAGGGATAGACACAATCCGAGGGAATGGTGTCATTGCTCTGGGTAACATTGCTGACCCTGCGGCTATCTCTGCACTTGAGGAGGCAATCCACCATCCCAAGCCACAAATGAGAGCCTATTCTGCTTGGGCATTAGGCAGAATAGGAACAAAAAGGGCAAAAGATATACTCAAAAGAGCATTATCAAAGGAAGAGAACCCGAAGGTTGTCAAGGAGATAAAAGATGCTATTGTAGTAAAAGGGACACCCCTCATAATTTAAGGATAATCGTGTGTGGTGGCAAGATTTGCTTCTGCCTGTGGTTCTATTATTACCTTGCCAGTATGGTATAGCCAAAGTGGTGAGAAAAAAAGTTTGGGGGCTCCACGATATCTTTGCCCGAGCAAGCTACCAAAAGAGCCGATAGTCTGTCCTATTGTCTGAAAGATAGGGAATCCCAAATCCAGGTCGGCTCTGAAGATTTAGTAAGTATATCTATGGTTATGAAGGAGAGGATAATAAACTCAAAAATGCTTTGACTACATTGGTAAAATATTTGTCTTTGCAATAAATAAAGTAAAAATTACGCTTAAGGTTAACCTCGGATAAAGAAAGTGATTTAAGTATGCCTGCATTTATTTCCCTTAAAATAGCATATTTGGATATGATTGAGATGCCTAATCCTGCTTCTACTGCCTTTTTGGTTGCCTCTGTATTTCCAAATTCAATTGTTTTCTTCAAAATAACACCTATCTGTTTTAGTCGCTCTTCTACAATCGTCCTTGTTCCAGAACCCTCTCTTGATAGGATAAATGGTTGGTTGATCAACTCATTGGGCTCAATAAATTCTCTACCTGCCCATTTATGCTGAGGTGGGATAATTACTACTAACTCATCGGTCAAGAATTGGTTTATAGTCAACCTCTCATCATTTACTGGTGCTCCAATAAATCCTATATCAAGCATATTAGCCAAAACCTTTTCTACTATCTCCTGGCTCAAAAAAATATCTAATGCTATCTCAATATCAGGATATTTATGCCTGAATTTTCCTAAAATCTCAGGTAAAATATAGGTACCAATGGTAACACTGGCACCCATAGTTAGTTTTCCACCCCTTATTTCTTTTAATTCATCAATCTTTATCTTTGCTTCATTTACTAAATTAAACATATCTTTGGTGGTTGCGAATAAAATTTCTCCTGCCTGGGTAAGCATAACCTTCTTGCCGAGCCGATCAAATAGTCTAATTCCATAATATTCCTCCAATTCTTTAATATGCTTACTAATCCCAGGCTGGGTCAAATATAATTCTGAAGCTGCTCTTGTAAAGCTCTGTAATTTAGCCACATTATGAAAAACTCTTAGTTGATTTAGGTTCATTCTATTATCACCTTTAGTTATCATTATTATAAAAACAATTTATTTGAATTATATCATACTTTGTGCTACAATTTCAAATAAAAAATTAAGGAGGGGAGGAGGTGATAAAAAGTGGTAAAAGAAGAAGTAGAACAGAGGGCGTTTGATTATTTTGAAGGAGGATTTCACTGTGCCGAAGCAATTTCAAAGACAATAACCGAGTTCTTTACAAAAGAGGTAAGCAGTGAAATACCAAAAGTTGCCTCAGGTTTTGGTGGAGGAATTGGTAAGACCAAAGAGGATGTCTGTGGAGCATTAACCGGAGGAGTAATCGCTTTGGGATGCATACTTGGAAGAATGGAGCCGGGTAGGGATATAAAGGATGTCTGTGAGTTGGCATCAGAGTTTAGAAGACACTTCTTAGATAAATTTGGCTCTACCAATTGCCAAACCATACTGAAAGGATTCGGTGAACAAGAAAATATGCAGAAGTGTAAAAGGTTAACCGCCACGGCAGCAGGGATTCTCTCAGAAATATTGGCAGAAAGAGGGATAATAAAAGGGTGAGCTTCTTAAAACTGGGTAAGAGCATTATTTTTGATTATTCTCCTTATCTCTTCAAGTCTCTTTGGAAATATAGCCCAATTGTGTTATGAGGATTCAATTGCTTTGACTATCAGCACCATGGCTAAGAATAATGCTATTGCTCTTGCCTTAGCCACATCAGCCTTTGGTGCAGAAAACAGCATTAGCCATTGCTATTGTCGGCCCATTGGTTCAACTTCCTATTATGCTATTTAAGGCTAAGGGATGTTAAGAAGATTCATCACTAATGATGTTACTATAAAAGAAAACTGTAAAAAGGTGAAGAGCTGGATGGGGTTTTAGCATTGGCGGGTGAATGAGACCGTTCAGGACTTAAGACTGAAATAAATGCATTTTTAACAAAAAGATCTTGACAAATGGTTTTTATTTGTGTATAATATAAGTGTATGCTAAAATACTTTAATAAATTATGGAGAATGTGTTATGAAAGAATCAGCAGAACTATTTAAACTTTTATCGGTGGATAAAAGAATAGAAATAATTGAGTGCCTTAAAAAAAATGATATGAATGTAAATGCGTTAGCTGAGAATTTAGGAATAACCCAGTCGGCGGTCTCTCAACACTTAAGGGTTTTGAAAGCAGCCGGGTTTGTAAAAGATGAGCGAAAGGGTTACTGGATTTATTACACCTTAAATCGTAATGTATTAGAAAACTGCCGACAGAGATTGAATAGAATATGTACCTGTGGTTGTTTAGAGAGAGTAAAACATAATAAAGTGTAAAAAATAAGGAAGGTTTATATTTTTTTCCTAAATATATAAGTAAATGAGCATAAACTAATAAAAAGGAGGTGATTAAAAATGTGTGGTGAAAGCGACATCAAGTGCGAAGTAAAGGTAATTGAACTTAAAGATGGCTATCAAGTTCAAATTACCGGCGCCAGGGTAAAAGATGCACTTAAGCCAGAGAATCTGAAGAAGTGCATAAAAGCTTGTTGCTGTGGCGAAGCACCATTTAAAGACATCTGTTGTCGTTAGGTGGTTAAATTCTGGGCGGTCTTAAGAGATTTGAGGCCGCCCAGATGAATTAAATTTAGGGGGGAATCAAAAAAAACCTTGACAAGATAAAATTTTTGTGTTAGAATATAGACAATTGTAAATATGTATAAATATTGGAGGGCTTAAATGGGAAAATGTGAGAATTTTTTCAAGGCATTATCGGATGAGACAAGAGTCCACATCTTAAAGATGCTGGAAGAAAAAGAAATGTGTGTCTCTGATATAGGGGAGGCTTTTGAGGTATCCCAGCCTACCATCTCTCATCATCTGGATATTTTAAAGCGAGCAGGACTGGTAAAATCAAAGAGAAAGGGACAGAATATTTACTATTCCTTGAATAAGGATTGGCTGAAGGAATGCTGTGGCGATTTTCTCTCAATGTTTGAATGCTGTCTGGATTTTTTAAAAAACTATAAAATTGTAAAAAAAGGAGGTGATAAAGAATGAGCGGATGCTGTGTTTCTGAAGAAGAGAGAATAGAGAATCTAATTTCTCTTGCCATAGTCATCGGGGTAGGGTGTAAGCCTTGCACCAAATTTTACATTGATAAGGCGTTGAAAGAGGGTTGTTCTAAGGAAGACCTAAAGAAGGTTATATCAATAGCCGAGTCTTTGGAGAAGTCTGAATGCCTGCGTAAGGCCGTGAGAGAAGAAAATGCAGACAGGATGAAAGAGCCTCTTAAAATAGCAAAAGAGCTATTGGAGGCAAAATAATATGGAGGTGATAGCGATGAATTGCAAAAGATTTTTGGCGTTTATTTCCTCTGTTTGTCCAATGTGCAACATTAAAAGGAAATTTCCCCATTCTTCCTTTGCCAGGATGATAAAAAAGGGTGAAAAATTCTGTCCTTGTTGTAAAGCCTATGAGGAAATCTATAGAAAAATGGGTGATAAAAATGAAGAAGAACAAAATACAAAAGATTGTAGAAGAAGCCTATAGCAAGATTGCCCAAGGAAAAGAAGGTTGTGGATGTGGCACTTGTGGGCCAAATACCAAAGAGTTTGCCAAATCCATCGGTTATTCTGAAGAAGAATTGAAGGCTATTCCAGAAGAGGCTAATTTTGCTTTAAGCTGTGGAAATCCGACGGCATTAGCCAACCTCAAAGAAGGTGAAATTGTCCTTGACCTTGGCTGTGGTGCTGGGTTTGATTGCTTTCTGGCGGCAAGCAAAGTTGGTGCAAATGGCAAGGTTATCGGTGTGGATATGACACCAGAGATGATTGAGAAAGCAAGAAACAATGCAGAAAAGAACAAGATTGGTAATGTTGAATTCAGGCTCGGTGAGATAGAAAACTTACCTGTAGCAGGTAATTCAGTTGATGTGGTGATGAGTAATTGTGTCATTAATTTATCGGCTGATAAACCAAAGGTATTTCAGGAAGTTTATCGGGTTTTAAAGCCTGGCGGCAGGATAGCGATTTCGGACATTGCCCTTTTAAAAGAGCTTCCAAAGAAAATACAGGAAAGCATTGAGGCTTATGTAGGTTGTGTTGCTGGCGCAATTCTAGTTGATGAATACAAAAGGGTTGTTGAAAAAGCAGGGTTAAAGGATGTTAAAGTCAACATTAAAGACACAGCCTGTATCGACCTGAACACAAAAGATCCCATAGCAAGGGCAATTTGGGATAATTTGGGAGGGACAGAATCTCTAAAAAACTATGTTGTCAGTGTTTATGTAGAGGGGAAGAAGAGACACAGGTCTAAAGTTACCTGCACAGGTGGAAATCTTTTGCTTTGACAAAATGGTGATTGTCTGGTATAATCTGGTGAGAGAGAGGATGGTGGAATTAATGAATTATCTTAAGGCAGTTTTTTGGGATTATCCACAATTTACCAATAAAGAAAATCTAAAAAAATACCTTCAAGAGGAAAAAAACTCCAGTTCATATCTATGGATATTAAAGAGATTTCTTGAATATGGCAGGGTTATTGATACGATAACCTATTTCAAAATAGATGAAATAGCTCAACAATTACATAATCTAAAACTAACACCTTATACTTATAGAAAATGGACGAGGATGATTGAAGTTTATGGAAAACCTCATAGAAAATAAAAACTATTATGCCTCACAAACACAACGGGAAATATTACTTCAGCTTATGACACATCCGACGATAGAGGAATCTTTCTTTTTGACCGGTGGTACAGCTCTTGCGGTATTCTATCTACACCATAGAGTATCGGAGGATTTGGATTTCTTTACACTTCATTCCTTAGACCTGGCTGAAATAGACTTTTGGATAAGGAGAATGTGGCCACAAAATGGTATTAAAATCAAAGAAAGTCCAAACTTTCTCTCGTATCTGATAAATGAAATAAAGGTTGATTTTGTTATTGATTCACTCTCAAACAAAGAAAACAGGCAAAAGGTTTTATTGGAAAACAAGCACTATCTTTTAGTTGATACGATTAATAATATCTTTTCTAATAAGTTCTGTACCATTGCCAGTAGAACAGAACCCAAGGACTTTATTGATTTTTACTTTATACACCGTTCGTTTCCCCGGGAGGATATGGACAAGTTGTATCATAGTGCCAGAATGAAAGATGCCATCTTTGAGGATCCTCCTACTGTATCTTTTCAAATAGAAGAAGGGCTTGCTTTTTTAATGAAAAATCAAGCAATCTTCCCTCAAATATTCAGAGATTTTGACCTGGACGATTTTCTTAAATTTTATAAGGAAATTATTAACTGGCTATACCAACTGGTAAAGATATAGTAACCGCAAAGATATTTGGTAAAATTATCAAAAACTTGTCTCTGTGGCTAAAATCTATTTTTAGGAGGGAAAAAAATGAAGGGGGATAAGGGGATAAAGGAGTGTGGTATAATTTTGTTTTCCCAGGTCGACCTATTTCACAGGTCGAAAAAAATTCTTAGACAACCACTTGACAAAACTCTGTTTGTATAGTATAATCAATATAGTGAATAAAAAAAGGAGATTTTGTTCAGTATAATTAGGAAAATGACCAAAGAGATAGTCTTGCAACATAAATTAGAAAAAGAAAGACTCCTCTCAAAAGATTATATCGAACGAGAAAAACTTGATTTTGGGAGAAAATATTTAGACTCTTCGCTCATTAAGATAGTTACTGGTCCAAGAAGGGCAGGGAAATCTGTATTCTCACTCCTGCTCTTAAAGGATAAGGACTTTGCTTATATAAATTTTGATGATGAAGCCATTTTGAAGATAAAGGATTATGATGAAATCCTTAAGTCAATCCATGAGGTCTATCCCCAGACAAATATTATTTTATTTGATGAAATTCAAAATCTACCAGACTGGGAGTTATTTGTCAATAAACTCCAGAGAAGGGGATTTAATTTAGTCTTAACTGGTTCGAATGCCCGACTCCTTTCTCAGGAGATGTCCAATAGATTAACTGGCAGATACATTCCGATAGAGATTTTCCCATTTAATTTCAGGGAGGTCTTAAGGGCTAAAGAGCTAAAGGTAGGGGAAGAAGAGTTTAATCTTCCTGAGGTTAAAGGACGGATTTTAAACTATCTGGACGATTATCTTAAGAAGGGTGGATTCCCTGAGGTGGTAGTCACAAATTTAGAGCCAAGGATATATCTGCAAACACTCTTTGATGCCATCCTTCTGCGGGATATAGTTAAAAGGTATAATATTAGATTCTCTCAGAAAATCTATGAATTATCCCTCTATTTAACCGCTAATTTTTGTAATGAGTTTAGCTTCAAAAGATTAACGAATATCTTGGAGTTTAGAAGCACAAATACCCTTCAGAATTATCTGAGATATCTTGAAGAAACCTACTTATTCTTTCCTTTAAACCGATTCTCTTTTAAGATGCAAGAGGTGATTAAAACCCCAAAGAAGATATACCTTGTGGACAATGGCTTTATTCCACTTCTATCTTCCCAGAATTTAGGTAGGTTGATGGAGAATTTGGTTATGACAGAATGCTTAAGACGAGGATTCAAATCCAACGAGAACCTTTTTTATTATAAGACAAGGAATAATAAAGAGGTTGATTTTGTTCTCAAGGAAGGACTAAAGATTAAAGGCTTAATCCAGGTATGTTATGAAATGGATAATTCCCTTATCCGTGAAAGGGAGTTAAAGGCATTGGTTGAGGCAAGTAATGACTTAAATTGTAATGAGCTATTGGTGATTACCTGGGATTATAAAACCCAGGAGAAATTTAAGGATAAAATGATTAGATTTATCCCCTTATGGAAATGGCTATTAGAATAGTGAAAAATCCTTTGTGCCTATTTCCCATCTTATTCTGTAACTGCTCACCGCAGAGATGATATGATAAAGTGTCAAGTTTGACCTGCGAAAGATTTTGTGGTATACTATACAAAAAGTATTAACTAACTAAAATAAGGAGGACAAACTTATGACACAAACAACATATTTACCAAAAGATTATGAACTATTCATTGGGCTAGTACCCTGTCTCTATTCAATTGATGGATAAAGTCGCTTCAACTTAATCCGGGCATCTGGGGTTGTAAATTGCCACTTCACTTTAGCCTCTACCTTGTTCCTATCTGATTTCCAAGATGCCACCTCCCTTTTCATCTCAGAAATGTTTTCGATTCTTCGTGACAAACACTGTTCGCTCAGAACACTTAATTCTATCTCTGCCATATTCAGCCAACTGCCATGCTTTGGCGTGTGGTGAATCTCCAGGCGATCCGCAATACGCTTTGCTTCGCCAGGTTCAAACAGTTCGTACAAAGACGCTGGTGTATGCGTATTAAGGTTGTCTATTACCAAAACAATCTTTTGGCTTTCTGGATATTTCTCTTCAACCAGATTGCGGATGAACTTAGCAAAATCGACTTTTGTGCGGTGTTCGGTCACTTCCACATGTCTTTTGCCAGCCAACGGTTCAAACGCCATAAACAGATTAGCAACGCCATTGCGTCTATACTCGTGGTCATACCTGAGCGGCTGTCCAGGTTCTGCTGGGATTGGCTTGCGTATCTCGCCAATCAATTGTCTGCACAACTCGTCTAAACATACCATTGGACGCAGCGGATCATAAGGCCGTTTGTACACATCTAAAACATCTTCCATTCGCCAAACAAATTCTGCATTAGCTTGAGGCGGAATACACCATTGTTTGCTTAACCAAGGTTTAATTTCGTTTTTTTAAAGTGCGATGCACGGTGTCCTTAGATACCGAATCGATATACTCTAATGTAACCATCCTCTCTGCAAGCAATCTCAGTGTCCATCGACTGCGACCTTCTGGTGGCTCGTTGCAGGCCAGAGCAACCAGATGAACTTCAGCGTCGCCATCAATCTTTCGCCGATATTCACGCCGTGGCATCCTGCGTCCCAGGGCTGCTTCCAAACCTTCTTCTAGAGGGTCGGACCTATTCTAACCCCGCATCAGAAGTAGGATTAGAGAGATTATGTAATAATTACACCTCCCATCCTTAAATCCTACCCATATCTCTTTGCCCTCCCCTTTAATCTTTCCTTAAAATCAATATTTTTGTTTAGTAACTATTCACCACGAAGAGCACGAAGGGCAGGGAGATGTTACAGAACAAATCTCTTTATGCTTTCTTTCTATCTTTCCACATTGAAATTTATCAATAGACCAACCTTAA contains the following coding sequences:
- a CDS encoding HEAT repeat domain-containing protein; this translates as MADPAAISALEEAIHHPKPQMRAYSAWALGRIGTKRAKDILKRALSKEENPKVVKEIKDAIVVKGTPLII
- a CDS encoding selenium metabolism-associated LysR family transcriptional regulator encodes the protein MNLNQLRVFHNVAKLQSFTRAASELYLTQPGISKHIKELEEYYGIRLFDRLGKKVMLTQAGEILFATTKDMFNLVNEAKIKIDELKEIRGGKLTMGASVTIGTYILPEILGKFRHKYPDIEIALDIFLSQEIVEKVLANMLDIGFIGAPVNDERLTINQFLTDELVVIIPPQHKWAGREFIEPNELINQPFILSREGSGTRTIVEERLKQIGVILKKTIEFGNTEATKKAVEAGLGISIISKYAILREINAGILKSLSLSEVNLKRNFYFIYCKDKYFTNVVKAFLSLLSSPS
- a CDS encoding C-GCAxxG-C-C family (seleno)protein → MVKEEVEQRAFDYFEGGFHCAEAISKTITEFFTKEVSSEIPKVASGFGGGIGKTKEDVCGALTGGVIALGCILGRMEPGRDIKDVCELASEFRRHFLDKFGSTNCQTILKGFGEQENMQKCKRLTATAAGILSEILAERGIIKG
- a CDS encoding metalloregulator ArsR/SmtB family transcription factor; translation: MKESAELFKLLSVDKRIEIIECLKKNDMNVNALAENLGITQSAVSQHLRVLKAAGFVKDERKGYWIYYTLNRNVLENCRQRLNRICTCGCLERVKHNKV
- a CDS encoding metalloregulator ArsR/SmtB family transcription factor; its protein translation is MGKCENFFKALSDETRVHILKMLEEKEMCVSDIGEAFEVSQPTISHHLDILKRAGLVKSKRKGQNIYYSLNKDWLKECCGDFLSMFECCLDFLKNYKIVKKGGDKE
- a CDS encoding carboxymuconolactone decarboxylase family protein — protein: MSGCCVSEEERIENLISLAIVIGVGCKPCTKFYIDKALKEGCSKEDLKKVISIAESLEKSECLRKAVREENADRMKEPLKIAKELLEAK
- the arsM gene encoding arsenite methyltransferase, with the translated sequence MKKNKIQKIVEEAYSKIAQGKEGCGCGTCGPNTKEFAKSIGYSEEELKAIPEEANFALSCGNPTALANLKEGEIVLDLGCGAGFDCFLAASKVGANGKVIGVDMTPEMIEKARNNAEKNKIGNVEFRLGEIENLPVAGNSVDVVMSNCVINLSADKPKVFQEVYRVLKPGGRIAISDIALLKELPKKIQESIEAYVGCVAGAILVDEYKRVVEKAGLKDVKVNIKDTACIDLNTKDPIARAIWDNLGGTESLKNYVVSVYVEGKKRHRSKVTCTGGNLLL
- a CDS encoding nucleotidyl transferase AbiEii/AbiGii toxin family protein gives rise to the protein MENLIENKNYYASQTQREILLQLMTHPTIEESFFLTGGTALAVFYLHHRVSEDLDFFTLHSLDLAEIDFWIRRMWPQNGIKIKESPNFLSYLINEIKVDFVIDSLSNKENRQKVLLENKHYLLVDTINNIFSNKFCTIASRTEPKDFIDFYFIHRSFPREDMDKLYHSARMKDAIFEDPPTVSFQIEEGLAFLMKNQAIFPQIFRDFDLDDFLKFYKEIINWLYQLVKI
- a CDS encoding ATP-binding protein, with product MFSIIRKMTKEIVLQHKLEKERLLSKDYIEREKLDFGRKYLDSSLIKIVTGPRRAGKSVFSLLLLKDKDFAYINFDDEAILKIKDYDEILKSIHEVYPQTNIILFDEIQNLPDWELFVNKLQRRGFNLVLTGSNARLLSQEMSNRLTGRYIPIEIFPFNFREVLRAKELKVGEEEFNLPEVKGRILNYLDDYLKKGGFPEVVVTNLEPRIYLQTLFDAILLRDIVKRYNIRFSQKIYELSLYLTANFCNEFSFKRLTNILEFRSTNTLQNYLRYLEETYLFFPLNRFSFKMQEVIKTPKKIYLVDNGFIPLLSSQNLGRLMENLVMTECLRRGFKSNENLFYYKTRNNKEVDFVLKEGLKIKGLIQVCYEMDNSLIRERELKALVEASNDLNCNELLVITWDYKTQEKFKDKMIRFIPLWKWLLE